One genomic segment of Artemia franciscana unplaced genomic scaffold, ASM3288406v1 PGA_scaffold_56, whole genome shotgun sequence includes these proteins:
- the LOC136042019 gene encoding uncharacterized protein LOC136042019, with protein MENYMSFSTEKSVSVLFSRKNRTNVQPPIVSLAGVDIQHAEKFCYLGVLLDSKLLWTNHIDYLVGNLRSRANFLNAICLSKRGAPYSCVSKLIGATITSKLDYGSMFYREATKHNLQKLDSAFNQVLRRALGCLKTTPTPALYCELGVTSLQRRRNNLQARYFLKKMGSTNHIVYKECIATWNQDLQFRPRFSPTVYKYSCLMSNAGLPGLVPTPNIDDLSSRFNGLDNVINLALDNRINDSGTIILKLEWYRLTLQCTDFTHIYTDGSKSEMGVGCAFVVPSTGTSCGFKLPDKLTVFSAEMIAIYQALLYIKSNGIVGSFLIFSDSLSVLNYLAMKRNDAKETAAQIEKIVDDLLIHGYDLQFTWVPAHAGIPGNESADKMAKWACRNGELLDVNLSLSEYIQGYEAKSAIDEKADFTRKSTNTILDLYDFKPPPLDLIHSERKIAKTIFRIRSGHAKVNSVLFKWNLVDSPNCIVCNVYEDVRHVIMSCKKYYIQREILKRKVLKLFGAFTFRAVVGHSFAPPWARRVSVSALGCFIRTSSLFDVL; from the coding sequence ATGGAAAACTACATGTCATTTTCAACAGAGAAGTCAGTAAGTGTTCTTTTCTCAAGGAAAAATCGAACAAATGTTCAACCCCCCATTGTGTCTTTAGCAGGAGTGGACATCCAACATGCAGAGAAATTTTGCTATCTAGGAGTCTTACTGGATTCAAAGTTGCTATGGACTAACCACATCGACTATCTTGTTGGTAACCTGAGAAGTAGGGCAAACTTTCTCAATGCAATCTGCCTCTCTAAAAGAGGAGCCCCATATTCTTGTGTTTCAAAACTAATTGGAGCAACAATTACCAGCAAACTGGACTATGGTAGCATGTTCTATAGGGAAGCAACTAAGCACAACCTCCAGAAACTTGATTCAGCTTTTAATCAAGTTCTCCGACGAGCTCTAGGCTGCTTAAAAACCACCCCCACCCCAGCCCTCTACTGTGAGCTTGGCGTCACATCACTTCAGAGGAGAAGAAATAATCTTCAAGCCcgttactttctaaaaaaaatgggatcAACAAATCATATTGTTTATAAAGAATGCATTGCTACATGGAATCAAGATCTCCAGTTTAGACCAAGGTTTTCCCCTACAGTCTATAAATATTCTTGTCTGATGAGTAATGCTGGCCTTCCAGGCCTAGTTCCAACCCCAAATATAGATGACCTTTCCTCACGCTTCAACGGACTAGATAATGTAATTAATTTAGCTCTAGATAATAGAATTAATGATTCAggaacaataattttaaaattagagtggTATAGGCTGACTCTGCAATGCACTGACTTTACTCACATATATACTGACGGATCTAAGTCGGAAATGGGTGTAGGCTGCGCTTTTGTAGTCCCGTCAACAGGTACTTCTTGCGGATTTAAGCTACCTGACAAGCTTACTGTTTTTTCTGCAGAAATGATTGCTATTTATCAAGCACTTCTTTATATTAAGTCAAACGGTATAGTTGGtagctttttgattttttctgatTCTCTATCTGTATTAAATTACTTAGCTATGAAACGAAATGATGCCAAAGAAACTGCtgcacaaattgaaaaaatagttgatgaCCTTCTAATACATGGTTATGATCTACAATTTACATGGGTCCCAGCACATGCAGGTATTCCTGGGAACGAGTCAGCtgacaaaatggcaaaatgggCTTGCAGAAATGGTGAATTGTTGGATGTAAACTTGTCCCTGAGTGAATATATTCAGGGTTATGAGGCCAAATCCGCAATTGATGAGAAAGCTGATTTCACAAGAAAGTCCACTAATACAATCTTGGATCTATATGATTTTAAGCCTCCTCCATTGGACCTAATTCACAGTGAGAGGAAAATTGCCAAAACAATATTTCGAATCAGATCTGGCCATGCTAAAGTGAATTCTGTTCTCTTTAAATGGAATTTGGTTGACTCCCCAAATTGCATTGTATGTAATGTATATGAAGATGTCCGCCATGTTATAATGTCGTGTAAAAAGTATTATATCCAGcgtgaaatattaaaaagaaaagttctaaagCTCTTTGGTGCCTTTACTTTCCGTGCGGTGGTGGGTCATTCATTCGCCCCTCCGTGGGCTCGTAGGGTGTCTGTTTCTGCACTGGGTTGTTTTATTAGAACTTCAAGTTTATTCGATGTGCTTTAA
- the LOC136042018 gene encoding uncharacterized protein LOC136042018 — protein sequence MPEVRWFEGIGYSPPNNPSYTTIQTLADNFLTQIIMQPTRFRHSQQPSLLDLLITNDPERITSTCYLPAIGASDHICIMNDININHSRDDKLKRTFTNYALIREELANINWDEGLSDETDIESSWNCFKSNLLGACRKRTKVYWSDKPKTLPYLPRNIKKIIRKKNRAWNKYLKCKCDNHHNKFAMLQNKLRNMTRKVIQDHEESIANESKKNPKKFWRYVTANNPSRRRTNRLKKSDGSSTTDPKEIADCMNARFCTNFTSKPPDITLPTIPPVTVHNPMSPVIITQEDVFKILRSLNSNKAAGPDNLHPWLLIESAAHISLPLSRIFNMSLAKKSVPNDWRTANIIPTFKKGDKDNPGNY from the coding sequence atGCCAGAAGTTCGTTGGTTTGAAGGTATTGGGTACTCACCCCCTAATAACCCCTCCTACACAACCATCCAAACCCTTGCTGACAACTTCCTAACTCAGATAATAATGCAACCCACTAGATTTAGACATTCACAACAACCATCATTACTTGACCTCCTTATTACAAATGACCCTGAGAGGATTACTTCCACTTGTTACCTCCCAGCTATTGGTGCAAGTGACCACATATGTATAATGAATGACATTAATATTAACCATAGTCGTGATGATAAACTTAAGAGAACTTTTACTAATTATGCTTTAATCCGTGAAGAACTAGCTAATATAAATTGGGATGAGGGATTATCAGATGAGACAGACATTGAATCTAGTTGGAATTGTTTTAAGTCTAATTTACTAGGTGCATGTAGGAAGCGTACAAAGGTTTATTGGTCAGATAAACCAAAGACTCTTCCATACCTTCccaggaatattaagaaaattatcagaaagaaaaatagagcatGGAATAAATACCTAAAATGCAAGTGTGACAACCATCACAACAAATTCGCCATGCTCCAAAACAAGCTGAGAAACATGACAAGAAAAGTTATCCAAGACCATGAAGAATCTATTGCAAATGAGTCaaagaaaaacccaaaaaagttCTGGCGCTATGTTACAGCTAATAACCCTTCCCGTCGACGCACCAACAggctaaaaaaatcagatggCTCCAGTACTACTGACCCGAAAGAAATCGCTGATTGCATGAATGCCAGATTTTGCACAAACTTCACCTCTAAGCCACCTGACATTACACTCCCAACCATACCTCCTGTAACAGTACACAACCCAATGTCCCCTGTAATCATTACTCAAGaagatgtatttaaaatactaagaaGTTTAAACTCCAACAAAGCTGCTGGACCTGATAATCTCCACCCTTGGCTTTTGATAGAATCTGCTGCTCACATTTCCCTCCCCCTTTCAAGAATATTCAACATGTCCCTGGCCAAAAAGTCAGTACCAAATGATTGGAGAACAGCGAATATTATACCAActtttaagaaaggtgacaaggatAACCCAGGAAATTATTGA